One Pseudomonas sp. MM213 genomic window, GTCCGGTCGAGGGCCGAAGTCGGTTCGTCCAGCAGAATCAGCGCCGGTTTTAGCACTAATGCCCGGGCAATGGCGATTCTCTGCCGCTGCCCGCCGGAAAATTCGTGGGGGTAGCGGTGCCGGGTTTCCGGATCCAGACCTACCTCCCTGAGTGCCGCAATAATCGCTTGTTCCTGTTCTGCCTCGGTGCCCATCTTGTGAATCCGCAGGCCTTCGCCAACGATCTGGCTCACGCACATCCGCGGGCTCAGGCTGCCGAACGGGTCCTGAAACACCACCTGCATCTCCCGACGCAGCGGCCGAACCTGTTGTTGCGTCAGGCAGTCTAGCTGCTTGCCTTCAAAACGGATCGCACCTTTGCTGCCAATCAGCCGCAAAATCGCCAAACCGAGTGTCGACTTGCCGGAACCGCTTTCTCCCACAATCCCCAGGGTCTGTCCCTGAGGCAGGCTGAAATTGATCCCGTCCACCGCTTTGATGTGATCGACGGTCTTTTTCAGCAAGCCTTTCTTGATCGGGAACCAGACTTTCAGGTCCTCGACCACAAGCAAGGGCGGGCCAATCACGTTGGTCGCCGGCTTGCCGCTGGGCTCCGCTGCCAGCAGTTCCCGAGTGTACGGATGCTGAGGCGCGCGGAACAACTCTTCGCACGATGCCTGTTCGACGATGCAACCGCGCTGCATGACACATACGCGATGCGCAATTCTTCGCACAAGGTTCAAATCGTGACTGATCAGTAACAATGCCATGCCCAGACGGGTCTGCAATTCCTTGAGCAATTCGAGGATTTTCAGCTGGACGGTCACGTCCAGCGCGGTGGTCGGTTCGTCTGCGATCAGCAGCTCCGGCTCGTTGGCCAGGGCCATGGCGATCATCACCCGCTGGCGCTGGCCGCCGGACAATTCGTGGGGCAGGGCTTTCAGGCGCTTCTCGGGCTCCGGAATGCCGACCATTTCCAGCAGTTCCAGCGTGCGTTTGGTCGCGACTTTGCCGATCAAACCCTTGTGGATGCGCAGGACTTCGTTGATCTGCTTCTCGATCGAGTGCAGCGGATTGAGCGAAGTCATCGGCTCCTGAAAGATCATCGCGATCCGGTTGCCACGGATGTGGCGGATGGTTTTTTCTTTCAGGCTCAGCAGGTCTTGCCCGGAGTACTCGATGGTGCCGGACGGATGCCGGGCGAGCGGGTAGGGCAGCAGGCGCAGGATCGAGCGCGCGGTCACCGATTTGCCGGAACCGCTTTCACCCACCAACGCCAGGGTTTCGCCGCGCTTGATGTCGAAGCTGACACCTTCGACCACTCGCTGGCAACGCTCGCCAACGACGAATTCGACGGCCAGGTCGCGCACTTCGATCAGATTGTCCTGATTCATTTCACTTCCTCGGGTCGAAGGCATCGCGAGCGGACTCGCCGATGAACACCAGCAGACTCAACATCAACGCCAGCACCGCAAACGCGCTCATGCCCAGCCACGGCGCTTGCAGGTTGGATTTGCCCTGGGCCACCAGCTCACCGAGCGACGGCGCGCCCGGGGGCAAGCCGAAACCCAGGAAGTCCAGCGCCGTCAGCGTGCCGATGGCGCCGGTCAGGATGAACGGCATGAAGGTCATGGTCGAAACCATCGCGTTGGGCAAGATGTGGCGGAACATGATCGCACCATTCTGCATCCCCAACGCCCGGGCCGCGCGCACGTATTCGAGGTTGCGTCCGCGCAGGAACTCGGCGCGGACCACGTCCACCAGGCTCATCCACGAAAACAGCAGCATGATCCCCAGCAGCCACCAGAAGTTCGGCTGGACGAAGCTGGCGAGAATGATCAGCAGATACAACACCGGCAACCCGGACCAGATCTCCAGGAACCGTTGCCCGGCCAGGTCGACCCAGCCGCCATAGAAACCCTGCAAGGCACCGGCAATCACGCCGATGATCGAGCTGAGAATGGTCAATGTCAGCGCGAACAGCACCGAAATCCGGAAGCCGTAAATCACCCGCGCCAACACATCGCGCCCCTGATCGTCCGTGCCCAGCAGGTTGTCGGTCGACGGCGGCGCCGGTGCCGGGACTTTCAGGTCGTAGTTGATGCTTTGGTAGCTGTAGGGAATCGGCGCCCACAGCACCCACGCATCCTTGGCCTTGAGCAGTTCGCGGATATACGGGCTCTTGTAGTTGGCTTCCAGCGGGAATTCGCCGCCGAACGTAGTCTCCGGGTAACGCTTGAGCGCCGGGAAGTACCAGCTGTTGTCGTAATGCACCACCAAGGGTTTGTCGTTGGCGATCAGCTCGGCACCGAGGCTCAGGCCGAACAGCACGAGAAACAGCCACAGCGACCACCAGCCGCGCTTGTTGGCCTTGAACAGTTCGAAACGCCGGCGATTGAGAGGGGACAGGTTCATCTCAATGCTCCCGGCTTTCGAAGTCGATGCGCGGATCGACAAAGGTGTACGTCAGATCGCCGATCAGTTTCACCACCAATCCCAGCAGGGTGAAGATGAACAACGTACCGAAGACCACCGGGTAATCACGGTTGATCGCGGCTTCGAAACTCATCAGCCCCAGTCCGTCGAGGGAGAAAATCACCTCCACCAGCAACGAACCGGTGAAGAAAATCCCGATGAACGCCGACGGGAAACCGGCAATCACCAGCAGCATGGCGTTGCGGAACACGTGGCCGTAGAGCACACGGTGATTGGTCAGGCCCTTGGCCTTGGCGGTGACCACGTACTGCTTGTTGATTTCATCGAGGAAGCTGTTTTTGGTCAGCAGGGTCATGGTCGCGAAGTTACCGATCACCAGCGCCGTCACCGGCAATGCCAGGTGCCAGAAGTAATCGAGAATCTTGCCGCCCATGCTCAGTTCATCGAAGTTGTTCGAGGTCAGTCCCCGAAGCGGGAACCAGTCGAAATAGCTGCCGCCGGCGAACACCACAATCAACAGAATGGCGAACAGGAACGCCGGGATCGCGTAACCGACGATGATCGCCGAGCTGGTCCAGACGTCGAAGTGGCTGCCGTGCCGCGTGGCCTTGGCGATCCCCAGCGGGATCGACACCAGGTACATGATCAGCGTGCTCCACAGCCCGAGGGAGATCGACACCGGCATCTTTTCCTTGATCAGGTCGATGACCTTGGCGTCGCGAAAGAAACTGTCGCCGAAATCCAGGGTGGCGTAGTTCTTGACCATGATCCACAAACGTTCCGGCGCCGATTTGTCGAAGCCATACATGTGCTCGATTTCTTTCACCAGCGCGGGGTCCAGACCCTGGGCGCCACGATAGGCCGAGCCGGCCACCGACACCTCTGCACCACCGCCGGCAATGCGGCTGGTGGCGCCTTCGAAACCTTCGAGCTTGGCGATCATCTGCTCCACCGGCCCGCCGGGGGCGGCCTGGATGATCACGAAGTTGATCAGCAAAATGCCGAGCAGCGTCGGGATGATCAGCAGCAGTCGCCGAAAAATATACGCCAGCATCTATTACTCCGTGCCCGCAGGGTCGGCTTGCAGTTTGGTTTCGACTTCTATCGCCGGTGTCACGTTGGGCTTGATCCACCAGGTGGCCGTACCGATGTCGTACTTGGGTGAGATTTTCGGGTGGCCGATATGGTTCCAGTAAGCCACGCGCCAGGTCTTGATGTGCCAGTTGGGGATCACGTAATAACCCCATTGCAGCACGCGGTCCAGTGCACGGGCGTGAGCCACCAGGCTTTTGCGCGAATCGGCGTTGATCAGTTGCTCGACCAGTTGGTCCACCACCGGGTCTTTCAGGCCCATGGAGTTGCGGCTGCCGGGCTTGTCGGCGGCGGCAGACATCCAGAATTCGCGCTGTTCGTTACCCGGCGAGTTGGATTGCGGGAAGCTGCCGACAATCATGTCGAAGTCCCGCGAACGCACGCGATTGATGTACTGCGAGACGTCGACCCGGCGAATCACCAGGTCGATCCCCAGGTCGCTGAGGTTACGCTTGAACGGCAGCAGCACCCGTTCGAACTCGGTCTGGGCCAGCAGGAACTCGATGTTCACCGGTTTGCCGTTGGCGTCGACCATCTTGTCGTCGACGATCCGCCAGCCGGCTTCCTGCAACAGCTGATAAGCCTTGCGCTGCTGCGTGCGGATCATGCCGCTGGCGTCGGTCACCGGGTTCTGGAAGGCCTCGGTGAATACCTGCTCGGGGATCTTGCCGCGGAACGGGTCGAGAATGGCCAACTGATCGGCATCCGGCAAACCGGTGGCGGCCATTTCCGAGTTTTCAAAGAAACTGCGGGTGCGCACGTAGGCGCCGTTGAACAGTTGCTTGTTGGTCCATTCAAAGTCCAGCAACAACGTCAGCGCCTGGCGCACGCGCACGTCCTGGAACACCGGACGGCGCAGGTTGAAGACAAAACCCTGCATGCCGGTCGGGTTGCCGTTGGGGATCTGTTCCTTGTTCAGCCGACCTTCGGCAACCGCCGGAATGTTGTAGGCGTTGGCCCAGTTCTTCGCGCTCATCTCCAGCCAGTAATCGAACTGTCCGGCCTTGAGTGCTTCCAGGGCCACGGTGTTGTCGCGGTAGTAATCGGTGGTCATCACGTCGAAGTTGTAGAAACCACGGTTGGCCGGCAGGTCCTTGCCCCAGTAATCCTTGACCCGCTCGTAGCGAATCGAGCGCCCGGCCTTCACCTCGCTGACCTTGTACGGGCCGCTGCCCAGCGGCATTTCCAGGTTGCCCTTGTTGAAGTCCCGGGTCGCCCACCAGTGTTTGGGCAGTACCGGCAACTGGCCGAGGATCAACGGCAGTTCGCGGTTGTTGGTGTGCTTGAACTTGAACAGCACGGTCAGCGGGTCTTCGGCGACTGCTTCAGCGACGTCGCTGTAGTAACCGCGATACATCGGTGCGCCGTCCTTGATCAGCGTTTCGAAGCTGAACACCACGTCTTCGGCACGGATCGGATGACCGTCGTGGAAGCGTGCTTCAGGGCGCAGGTAGAAACGCACCCAGCTGTTGTCCGGGGCTTTCTCGATCTTGCCGGCAACCAATCCATATTCGGTGAACGGTTCATCGAGTCCCTGTTTGGCCAGGGTGTCGTAGATCAGCTCGATGTCGCCGGCCGACACGCCTTTGCTGATGAACGGGTTGAGGCTGTCGAAGCCGCCGAAACCGGCCTGACGGAAGACCCCGCCCTTGGGTGCGTCCGGATTCACGTAGTCGAAATGTTTGAAGTCGGCCGGGTATTTCGGCGGCTCGTTGTACAAGGTCAGGGCGTGTTGCGGCGCGGCGCAGGCCAGCCCGGCGAACAACAGGCCGCTGGCCTGCAAGAGCAGGGCGCGTACGGGTTTCATCGATCTTTCTCCGAAGATTTCAGCCACCACGCGCTCAGGCCCAGCGTATAGGGCGGCGTGGTGACGAAGGCGAACCGGTTGCGGTAGGCCAGGCGGTGATAATTGAGGTACCAGTTGGGAATGATGTAGTGCTGCCATAACAACACGCGGTCCAGGGCTTTGCCGGCGGCAACCTGTTCATCGCGGGTCTGGGCGGCGAGCAGTTGCTCGAGTAAATGGTCAACCACCGGGTTGGCGATGCCCGCGTAATTTTTGCTGCCCTTGACCCCGACCTGGCTGGAATGGAAATACTGCCATTGCTCCAGACCGGGGCTGAGGGTCTGGTTCAGGGTCATCAGAATCATGTCGAAATCGAACTGGTCGAGACGCTGTTTGTACTGGGCGCGGTCCACCGTGCGCAGCCGTGCGTCGATGCCGATACTGGCGAGGTTCTCGACATAAGGCTGGAGGATGCGTTCCAGGTTCGGGTTGACCAGCAGGATCTCAAGCGAGAGCGGCTGGCCCTTGGCGTTTTCGACTCGTTGACCGTTGAGCTTCCAGCCGGCCTCGGCGAGCAGGCTCAGGGCCTGGCGCATGGTGTCCCGCGGAATGCCGCGCCCTTGGGTCTGCGGCAGGCTGAACGGCTCGGTGAGCAGTTTGGCGGGCAATTGCTCGCGGTACGGCTTGAGCATCAACCACTCATGACCGACCGGCAGACCGGTGGCCGAGAATTCGCTGTTGGGGTAGTAACTCATGGCGCGCTTGTAAGCGCCGCTGAACAGCGTGCGATTGGTCCACTCGAAATCGAACATCAGCCCCAGCGCTTCGCGCACCTTCGCGTCGGAGAAGGCCGGGCGCCGGGTGTTCATGAACAGGCCCTGGCTCTGGGTCGGGATCTGGTGCGGGATCTGCGCCTTGATGACATCGCCTCGTCGCACGGCCGGGAAGTTGTAACCGTTAACCCAGTTCTTCGCCTGATGCTCGATGTAGATGTCGAACTCGCCGGCCTTGAAGGCCTCGAACGCGACGTCGCTGTCGCGGTAGAACTCGACTTCCATGCGGTCGACGTTGTACTTGCCGCGATTGACCGGCAGGTCCTTGCCCCAGTAATCCTTGACCCGTTCAAACACAATCTGGCGCCCGGGCGTGACCGAGGTCATGCGATAAGGGCCACTGCCGAGCGGCGGCTCGAAGGTGGTGGCCTTGAAGTCGCGACCTTTCCAGTAATGCTGCGGCAGCACCGGCAACTCGCCCAGGCGCAAGATCAGCAGTGGGTTGCCAGCGCGCTTGAAGACGAAACGGATGCGCTGTGGGTTGAGCACGTCGACCCGCAACACTTCCTGGAGATTGGTGCGGTATTGCGGATGGCCTTCCTTGAGCAGCAATCGATAAGAGAACGCGACGTCATACGCGGTGATCGGCGTGCCATCGTGAAAGCGGGCTTCGGGGCGCAGGTTGAACACCACCCAGCTACGGTCTTCGCTGTATTCCACCGATTGGGCGATCAGGCCATAACTGGAGGTGGGTTCGTCGCCGGACGGCGCGTATTGGCCCGTGCCGACCATCAGCGGCTCGTTGAGCTCGTTGATGCCGTACTGCAGGAAATTCGCGGTGGAAACCGGGCTTGAGCCCTTGAAGGTGTACGGGTTGAGCGTATCGAAGGTGCCAAACGCCATCACCCGCAACGTACCGCCCTTGGGCGCTTGCGGGTTGACCCAGTCGAAATGGGTAAATCTGGCCGGGTACTTGAGCGTGCCGAACTGCGCATAACCATGGCTTTCGCTGATCGTCGCACTTGCGGAGGAGCTCAAGGCCAGGCTGATGAGGAGCAGGAGGAGGGGACGCTTCAAGTCAGAGATCCGATCCAGGCGGCTTGGGCTTTGTGGGCCGTACAGTAACAGCTTGTATGGACAGGAAAAAGACGGGGATTTAACGACCCGTTAATTGCCGGGGCAGATCCCTTGTGGAGGCTTGGAAACCTATTTGATCGCTCGTCGTACACAAACCCTGTAGGAGCCAGCTTGCTGGCGATGGTCGTTAACGATATCGCGTGAAATCTGGTTAAACGCGGCGCACTTGAGCCCATCGCCAGCAAGCCGGCTCCTACAGAGGGTGTGTGAACCTGTTTTATGGTGTTTGGGCAAAAAAAAAGCCCCTGAAGTCAGGGGCTTTTTTTAGTGCGGCGAAGCAACCGTCAACATCTGACCCGGCTTCAGCGCCTGGCCGACACGCGGGTTCCAGCGCTTGAGGTGCTGCATTTCAACGTTGAAACGCTTGGCCACGATGTACAGCGAGTCACCTTGCTGGACCTTGTATTGGGTCTGCGGTTTCTTGGTGTCCGTCTTGCCATTCGTCTTGGTGTTGGCGGCCACTACGGTGTTGACGCGTCCGGAGCTGCGCTTGGTCTTGTCTTGCATCACCAGCGTCTGGCCAACCTTGAGGTCCTTGCCGGTCAGCTTGTTCCAGCGTTGCAGGTCTTTCACGTCGACCTTGTTGGCCTTGGCGATGGTGCCGAGGTTGTCGCCACGTTTCACGCGGTAGGCGCGTTTGAGGCTGGCGATCTGGGTATCGTCTGCGCCTTCGAACACCGGTTTGAGCGACTTCTTGCTGATCAGCTCTTCAGGACGCATGGTCGACAGGCTGGCGGTCAGCAGTTGCGCCTTGGACGTCGGCACCAGCAAATGCTGAGGACCGTCCAGAGTGGTGGTGCGCTGCTTGAAGGCCGGGTTGAGCTGGAACAGCTCGTCTTCGTCGATATTGGCCACCGCTGCAACCTTGGACAGGTCCATGCGCTGGTTGATTTCGACGGCCTGAAAATACGGCTCGTTGGCGATCGGGTTGAGGTTCACGCCGTAGGCTTCGGGCGCCAGGACCACTTGCGACAGGGCCAGCAACTTCGGCACATAGGCCTGGGTTTCCGACGGCAGTGGCAGGTTCCAGTAATCGGTAGGCAGGCCAAGTCTTTCGTTACGTTCGATGGCCCGGCTGACCGTACCTTCACCCGCGTTGTAAGCCGCGAGGGCCAGCAGCCAGTCGCCGTTGAACATGTCGTGCAGACGGGTCAGGTAATCCATCGCGGCGGTGGTCGACGCGGTAATGTCACGACGGCCATCGTAGAAACGGGTCTGGCGCAGGTTGAAGTAACGCCCGGTGGAAGGAATGAATTGCCACAGGCCAACCGCGTCGGCCCGGGAATAGGCCATTGGGTTGTAGGCGCTTTCAATCACTGGCAGGAGTGCCAGTTCCAGCGGCATGTTGCGTTCTTCAAGGCGTTCGACGATGTAGTGAATGTAGAGACTGCCGCGTTCGCCGGCGTTTTCGAGGAAGGATGGATTACTGGCGAACCACAGGCGCTGTTGCTCGATGCGCGGGTTGACGCCCAGGCCTTCCTGCAACTGGAAGCCCTGGCGCATGCGCTCCCAGACGTCCTGTGGAATTTGCGGGCTAGGCTTTTCGCTGAGCCAGATGGGCTTCTGTTTGGCTCGCGCTGCGATGTTCGGGGTATGTGCCGCGTCGGTCTGCGGCACATGGCTGGAACAGCCCGCCAGAGTGGCGGACACAGCCACCGCTATGGCTTGAGCCAAGCGGGTCAATGCGTCTGAATTGATGGCTTTACGAATAGATGACGACATTGGCTGGAAGTAAGTTCCGGGCAAAAATGTCGGGCGATTCTAGAAAGCGCACCCTCTGCGGTCAACCATTCAGATTTTTCGCACCAACGGCAAGCCCTCTCAGAACTTATCCTTCCAAGCGCGCAGAGCAGCAAAAACCGCACTCGGAGCCCGGTTATCGGTGCCATTCCGTTCGTCCACTTTTTCTTTAACAGATGTTTCGTCGACACGTAAAAACGGGTTGGTCTGCTTTTCCAGTGCGATCGACGAAGGCAGCGTGATGATGCCTGCTGCACGTTGTTCGGTGACTTTTGCCAGCCGTTCGGCCGTGTGCGGATTACCCGGTTCGACCGCTGCGGCGAAGCGCAGGTTGCTCAGGGTGTATTCATGCGTGCAATACACCTGCGTATCCTCGGGAAGGGATGCGAGGCGTGTCAGCGAGGTGTGCATTTGCTCGGGCGTGCCTTCGAACAACCGCCCGCAACCGGCGGCGAACAGGGTGTCGCCACAAAAAAGCAGGCCCTGATGATAAAAAGCGATGTGTCCCAGGGTGTGACCGGGTACTTCGATGACTTCAAAGTCGCAGCCGAGCACGTTGATACGGTCGTTGTCCTTGAGCGCAACATCCCGCGCCGGAATGGTTTCACTGGCCGGGCCGTAGACCTTCGCGTCCGTCGCTTTTTTCAACTGTTCGACGCCGCCGACATGGTCGTGATGGTGGTGAGTGATCAAAATATCACTCAGTGCCCAACCCGGATTCGCCGCGAGCCAGGCCTGGACCGGCGCGGCATCGCCGGGATCGACCACCGCACAGCGTCGCGTGTCGGGGTCTTGCAACAACCAGATGTAGTTGTCGGTGAAGGCGGGCAGGGCACTGATCTGTATCATCGTCGGATTCGCCAAGCGGAAAACAATGGCGCATCTTAGAACTTCCTGGCGCGTTGGAGAATGCAATGACTGATAAAGCGTTCGCTCAGGCTGATCCTGACTGGCTGGCCCTGATCAGCGCGGCCCGTGAATGGCTGTCCGGCCCCATCGGGCAATTTCTGCTGGACGAAGAACGACGCATGCTCGAAGACGAGCTGGGGCGCTTCTTCGGTGGCTATCTGGTGCATTACGGTCCTTCGGCTGAGACTCCGCCGTCGGCGCCGCAGGTCCAGCGCAATGTGCGGCTGGGTGCGCCATTGCCGGGTGTCGAGATTGTGTGTGAAGAGCAGGCCTGGCCGTTGAGCGAGCACGCTGCCGATGTGGTGGTGTTGCAGCACGGCCTGGATTTCTGCCTGTCGCCCCATGGTTTGCTGCGCGAAGCGGCGAGCAGCGTGCGTCCCGGCGGGCATTTGCTGATCATCGGGATCAACCCCTGGAGCAGCTGGGGCTTGCGCCACGTGTTCGCCCATGACGCCTTGCGCAAGGCGCGGTGCATTTCGCCGTCGCGGGTCGCCGACTGGCTGAACCTGCTGGGCTTCGCGCTGGAGAAACGCCGCTTCGGGTGCTATCGTCCGCCGCTTGCGTCCCCGGCCTGGCAAGCCCGTTTGGCCGGTTGGGAGCGCAAGGCCGGTGATTGGCAACTGTCGGGTGGCGGCTTCTATTTATTGGTCGCGCGCAAGATCGTGGTCGGCCTGCGGCCGGTTCGTCAGGAACGTCGCGAGCCGATGGGCAAGTTGATTCCATTGCCGATGGCCAAGGTCAACCGCCGCAACATCGAGCCGTAACACTTTTTATATTCCCGGCCGGGCGCGTCCCGGCCTCGGGCATCGTCGATCAACGGTCGGCGGGCCACCGCATTTTCTGGATAGATTGGCATGAGCGATAGCGTAGAACTCTTCACCGACGGCGCCTGCAAGGGCAATCCTGGCCCAGGCGGCTGGGGCGCATTGCTGGTGTGCAAGGGCGTTGAAAAAGAACTCTGGGGTGGCGAAGCCAACACCACCAACAACCGTATGGAGCTGATGGGCGCGATTCGCGGGCTGGAAGAACTGAAGCGTTCCTGCGACGTGCTGCTGGTGACAGACTCGCAGTATGTGATGAAAGGCATCAACGAATGGATGGACAACTGGAAGAAACGCGGCTGGAAAACGGCAGCGAAAGAACCGGTAAAAAATGCTGACCTGTGGAAATTGCTGGATGAGCAAGTCAACCGCCACAACGTCACCTGGAAGTGGGTGCGCGGGCACATCGGGCATCACGGCAACGAGCGGGCCGACCAGTTGGCTAACCGTGGCGTGGATGAAGTGCGCGGTTACAAACAAGCCTGACCTTTGTAGGAGCCGGCTTGCCGGCGATAGCGTTCCTGAGATCAATACAAGGCTCAGGACCTATCGCCGGCAAGCCGGCTCCTACAAGATCGGTGTTCACAGCATCAAAATGGCGTTGGCCAGTTGTTGGTCTGAATACTGATCGCTCAGCCCGCCACGAATCCTCTCGAATGCCGCTTCAATCCGCGCCCCGCGAATCTCCCCGTCACTGGCCACAAACGCTGCCGCATCATCCTTGGCCGCCAGCACAATCTTGTCGTCCTTGAATGATCCGCTCGTGCCCTTGGACGAACTCAAGGTCAGGCTCAACGTGATATCGGTGCTGATTACAAAACTGGTGGCCTGGGCGGTGGTTGCGATCAGGCAACCGCCCAGGACCAGCAGGCGTAGCGATTGTGTGGTGGTCATGACGAACTCAAATCCATCGGAAACAAGCCGCGCACGCTATCAAGCCGTTCTTTGCCAGACTTTATGAACATTGCTAATGATTGTTAAAAACTGCATGAGCTTCAGTCATTTGCCTGTGCGCACGCCTGATCCCGTGGGCGTGTTAACATCGCCGCTTTTGCACGATTGACCCGTTGAGAGCTGAGCACTGATGGCCACCAGATCCGTTGTACTCGATACCGAAACCACCGGCATGCCGGTGACCGACGGCCACCGGATTATCGAAATCGGTTGTGTCGAGTTGATCGGTCGGCGCCTGACCGGCCGGCATTTTCACGTTTACCTGCAACCAGACCGCGAAAGTGACGAAGGCGCCATCGGCGTTCACGGCATCACCAACGAATTCCTGGTGGGCAAGCCGCGTTTCACTGAAGTGGCTGATGAGTTTTTCGAATTCATCAAGGGCGCGCAGCTGATCATCCATAACGCGGCGTTCGACGTTGGCTTCATCAACAACGAATTCGCCCTGATGGGCCAGCACGATCGTGCGGACATCACGCAACACTGCTCGATCCTCGACACCCTGATGATGGCCCGGGAACGTCACCCGGGGCAGCGCAACAGCCTCGACGCCTTGTGCAAACGTTATGGCGTCGACAACTCCGGTCGTGAACTCCACGGCGCCTTGCTCGACTCCGAGATTCTCGCCGACGTTTACCTGACCATGACCGGCGGCCAGACCAGCCTGTCGCTGGCCGGCAATGCGTCCGACGGCAACGGGTCTGGTGAGGGGGCGGACAACTCAGCCACGGAGATCCGCCGTTTGCCGGCCGATCGCCAGCCAACCCGTATCATCCGCGCCAGTGAAGATGATTTGGCGCAACACATGGCTCGTCTGGAAGTCATCGCAAAATCCGCTGGTGCGCCATCGCTGTGGCAGCAACTGCTTGAGGCTGAAGCTCAGGCGTAAATCTCGAGATAGACACTA contains:
- the dnaQ gene encoding DNA polymerase III subunit epsilon codes for the protein MATRSVVLDTETTGMPVTDGHRIIEIGCVELIGRRLTGRHFHVYLQPDRESDEGAIGVHGITNEFLVGKPRFTEVADEFFEFIKGAQLIIHNAAFDVGFINNEFALMGQHDRADITQHCSILDTLMMARERHPGQRNSLDALCKRYGVDNSGRELHGALLDSEILADVYLTMTGGQTSLSLAGNASDGNGSGEGADNSATEIRRLPADRQPTRIIRASEDDLAQHMARLEVIAKSAGAPSLWQQLLEAEAQA
- a CDS encoding DUF2388 domain-containing protein; the protein is MTTTQSLRLLVLGGCLIATTAQATSFVISTDITLSLTLSSSKGTSGSFKDDKIVLAAKDDAAAFVASDGEIRGARIEAAFERIRGGLSDQYSDQQLANAILML
- the gloB gene encoding hydroxyacylglutathione hydrolase — translated: MIQISALPAFTDNYIWLLQDPDTRRCAVVDPGDAAPVQAWLAANPGWALSDILITHHHHDHVGGVEQLKKATDAKVYGPASETIPARDVALKDNDRINVLGCDFEVIEVPGHTLGHIAFYHQGLLFCGDTLFAAGCGRLFEGTPEQMHTSLTRLASLPEDTQVYCTHEYTLSNLRFAAAVEPGNPHTAERLAKVTEQRAAGIITLPSSIALEKQTNPFLRVDETSVKEKVDERNGTDNRAPSAVFAALRAWKDKF
- a CDS encoding methyltransferase domain-containing protein codes for the protein MTDKAFAQADPDWLALISAAREWLSGPIGQFLLDEERRMLEDELGRFFGGYLVHYGPSAETPPSAPQVQRNVRLGAPLPGVEIVCEEQAWPLSEHAADVVVLQHGLDFCLSPHGLLREAASSVRPGGHLLIIGINPWSSWGLRHVFAHDALRKARCISPSRVADWLNLLGFALEKRRFGCYRPPLASPAWQARLAGWERKAGDWQLSGGGFYLLVARKIVVGLRPVRQERREPMGKLIPLPMAKVNRRNIEP
- the rnhA gene encoding ribonuclease HI, with the protein product MSDSVELFTDGACKGNPGPGGWGALLVCKGVEKELWGGEANTTNNRMELMGAIRGLEELKRSCDVLLVTDSQYVMKGINEWMDNWKKRGWKTAAKEPVKNADLWKLLDEQVNRHNVTWKWVRGHIGHHGNERADQLANRGVDEVRGYKQA